In Pseudomonas fluorescens, a genomic segment contains:
- a CDS encoding helix-turn-helix domain-containing protein, with protein sequence MIKQNVPTPRHHTANEQPWFVLNSSRYSVMPCAHPAISHFYAFDVAQSANLLAVPDGCVDILFDCDATRPTARICGTPLVAQAVELHQHHHYFGVRFSPGVIPGFVNVLAEELTERELDLLEVSEFAQRIFESIVQTPLLGDQMRLFNDYLTPRLMGKTSKLTAMIIQQAMRHRGDIRVQQLEDLSGYTSRTLHRQFNQDTGMSPKTFCRIIRCQAALDTLNTQHDVSFSQLALDLGFSDQSHFLRDFKKLVSTTPCDYQRKMTQNAYSDRISYA encoded by the coding sequence ATGATCAAACAGAACGTGCCGACTCCCCGGCACCACACCGCGAACGAACAGCCCTGGTTCGTGCTCAACTCTTCACGCTATTCGGTGATGCCTTGCGCACATCCGGCGATCTCGCACTTCTATGCCTTCGATGTGGCGCAATCGGCCAACCTGCTGGCCGTCCCGGACGGCTGCGTAGATATCTTGTTCGACTGTGATGCGACGCGCCCTACCGCGCGGATCTGTGGCACGCCGCTGGTTGCCCAGGCGGTCGAGTTGCACCAGCACCACCATTACTTCGGCGTACGCTTCTCACCGGGCGTTATTCCGGGCTTCGTCAATGTGCTCGCAGAAGAGTTGACCGAACGCGAACTGGACCTGCTGGAGGTCTCCGAGTTCGCCCAACGCATCTTCGAAAGCATCGTCCAGACACCGCTGCTGGGCGATCAGATGCGACTGTTCAACGACTACCTGACCCCACGCCTGATGGGCAAGACCTCGAAACTCACCGCCATGATCATCCAGCAGGCGATGCGCCATCGCGGCGATATTCGCGTCCAGCAACTCGAAGACCTCAGCGGCTACACCAGCCGCACCTTGCACCGCCAGTTCAACCAGGACACCGGTATGTCACCCAAGACATTTTGCCGGATCATCCGCTGCCAGGCGGCCCTGGACACCCTCAATACCCAGCACGATGTGTCGTTTTCGCAGTTGGCCCTCGACCTGGGCTTTTCCGATCAATCTCACTTCCTGCGCGACTTCAAGAAACTGGTCAGCACCACCCCCTGCGACTACCAACGCAAGATGACGCAAAACGCCTACAGCGACAGGATCAGCTACGCCTGA